Proteins from one Cicer arietinum cultivar CDC Frontier isolate Library 1 chromosome 3, Cicar.CDCFrontier_v2.0, whole genome shotgun sequence genomic window:
- the LOC113785363 gene encoding uncharacterized protein isoform X1 → MFFCCFSNSIFRLLFSILFRIFPFTLLVYRKKNSCCERFPFPPGSINKESLMFKFPIFPFFLNQSSNHNAPHPSNSKIIIDSVRRSYRSFRLSLLGQSSISIFEDCLLKFGSLCLVFSEKELNSRLQFLNFVPPASTYIRRRLYSIGIQLEQSATVKVFAARSWK, encoded by the exons atGTTTTTCTGTTGTTTTTCCAACTCTATTTTTCGTTTGCTTTTTTCTATCCTTTTTAGGATTTTCCCTTTCACTTTGCTAGTGTACAGAAAGAAAAATAGCTGTTGTGAACGATTTCCCTTCCCTCCGGGTAGCATAAATAAGGAAAGCTTGATGTTCAAGTTTCCcatatttcctttctttctgaaTCAATCAAGTAATCATAATGCACCACACCCTTCCAATTCCAAAATCATAATTGATTCTGTCCGTCGTTCTTATCGATCTTTCCGTCTCTCCCTCCTGGGTCAATCTTCAATCTCTATCTTTGAAG ATTGTTTATTGAAATTTGGGTCTCTGTGTTTAGTTTTTAGTGAGAAGGAGCTGAATTCCAG GCTGCAGTTTCTCAATTTTGTACCTCCTGCATCAACATACATACGTAGGAGGCTTTACTCAATTGG gATTCAGCTCGAACAATCTGCAACTGTGAAGGTTTTTGCTGCAAGAAGTTGGAAATGA
- the LOC113785363 gene encoding uncharacterized protein isoform X2, with amino-acid sequence MFFCCFSNSIFRLLFSILFRIFPFTLLVYRKKNSCCERFPFPPGSINKESLMFKFPIFPFFLNQSSNHNAPHPSNSKIIIDSVRRSYRSFRLSLLGQSSISIFEDCLLKFGSLCLVFSEKELNSRIQLEQSATVKVFAARSWK; translated from the exons atGTTTTTCTGTTGTTTTTCCAACTCTATTTTTCGTTTGCTTTTTTCTATCCTTTTTAGGATTTTCCCTTTCACTTTGCTAGTGTACAGAAAGAAAAATAGCTGTTGTGAACGATTTCCCTTCCCTCCGGGTAGCATAAATAAGGAAAGCTTGATGTTCAAGTTTCCcatatttcctttctttctgaaTCAATCAAGTAATCATAATGCACCACACCCTTCCAATTCCAAAATCATAATTGATTCTGTCCGTCGTTCTTATCGATCTTTCCGTCTCTCCCTCCTGGGTCAATCTTCAATCTCTATCTTTGAAG ATTGTTTATTGAAATTTGGGTCTCTGTGTTTAGTTTTTAGTGAGAAGGAGCTGAATTCCAG gATTCAGCTCGAACAATCTGCAACTGTGAAGGTTTTTGCTGCAAGAAGTTGGAAATGA